A DNA window from Equus przewalskii isolate Varuska chromosome 12, EquPr2, whole genome shotgun sequence contains the following coding sequences:
- the IL21R gene encoding interleukin-21 receptor isoform X3 encodes MDVFPFMADDIFTVNMTDQSGNHSQECGSFVLAKSIKPSPPFNVTVTFSGLYNISWSSSYDSYGLQGKLQYELQYKMRGDPWALRPQKRLISVDSRSVSLVPLEFRGDSSYELQVRAGPQPGSSFEGTWSEWSEPVIFQTQPEGSKGGWHSDLLYLLLVLVPPILVFLGLKIHLPWRLWKKVWVQVPSPERFFQPLYMGHSGDFKKWVGTPITPASLELGLWAAGTPSSLEVYSCCPPQSVPKGREPTSLPELADLVEADGVQEPGSWGPAPSMASSLGGSTYSQERDRPYGLVSIDTVTVVDTEGTCAWPCTCGDDGYPALNLDTSLEPGPGTEDPLLSTGATVLSCGCVSAGGPAGLGGSLLDRLKLPLEDEAGWVPGSPWGGGRREVSDSEAGSPPAGLDMDTFDSGFAGSDCGSPVDCDFTSPRDEGPPRSYLRQWVVTAPSPEGLGPQAS; translated from the exons tcaagCCATCTCCCCCTTTCAACGTGACCGTGACCTTCTCGGGACTTTACAACATCTCCTGGAGCTCCAGTTACGATTCCTACGGGCTGCAGGGCAAGCTTCAGTACGAGCTGCAGTACAAGATGCGGGGAGATCCCTGGGCTCTG AGGCCACAGAAAAGGCTGATCTCGGTGGACTCGAGAAGCGTCTCCCTCGTTCCCTTGGAGTTCCGCGGAGACTCGAGCTACGAGCTGCAGGTGCGGGCAGGGCCCCAGCCTGGCTCCTCCTTTGAGGGGACGTGGAGCGAGTGGAGTGAGCCAGTCATCTTTCAGACACAGCCAGAAG GGAGCAAGGGAGGCTGGCACTCTGACCTGCTGTACCTCCTCCTGGTCCTCGTGCCCCCCATCCTTGTCTTCTTAGGCCTGAAGATCCACCTGCCTTGGAG GCTGTGGAAGAAGGTCTGGGTACAGGTGCCCAGCCCAGAGCGGTTCTTTCAGCCCCTGTACATGGGCCACAGCGGAGACTTCAAG AAATGGGTGGGCACGCCCATCACCCCCGCCAGCCTGGAGCTGGGACTCTGGGCTGCGGGGACACCCTCGTCCCTGGAGGTGTACAGCTGCTGCCCACCACAGAGTGTGCCCAAGGGGCGGGAGCCCACGTCGCTGCCGGAGCTGGCAGACCTGGTAGAAGCCGACGGAGTGCAGGAGCCAGGCTCCTGGGGCCCGGCCCCCTCCATGGCCAGCAGCTTGGGCGGTTCAACTTACAGCCAGGAGAGGGACCGACCATACGGCCTGGTATCCATCGACACGGTGACCGTGGTGGACACAGAGGGGACGTGCGCCTGGCCCTGCACCTGTGGGGACGATGGCTACCCAGCCCTGAACCTGGACAccagcctggagcctggcccAGGCACCGAGGACCCGCTCTTGAGCACGGGGGCCACAGTCCTGTCCTGCGGCTGTGTCTCGGCCGGTGGTCCTGCCGGGCTGGGGGGCAGCCTCCTTGACAGGCTAAAGCTGCCCCTTGAAGATGAGGCAGGTTGGGTCCCAGGGTCGCCCTGGGGTGGCGGGCGGCGAGAGGTGTCCGACAGCGAGGCGGGCTCGCCCCCGGCCGGCCTGGACATGGACACGTTCGACAGCGGCTTCGCGGGCTCCGACTGCGGCAGCCCTGTGGACTGTGACTTCACCAGCCCCAGGGATGAGGGGCCCCCCCGCAGCTACCTCCGCCAGTGGGTGGTCACGGCCCCTTCTCCTGAAGGACTCGGACCCCAGGCCAGCTAG